In Arachis stenosperma cultivar V10309 chromosome 1, arast.V10309.gnm1.PFL2, whole genome shotgun sequence, one DNA window encodes the following:
- the LOC130974887 gene encoding histone H2A.1-like has product MDETATVTAEATITTTTTTVKGAAGRRGGQKKKAVSKSIKAGLQFPVGRIARYMKNGRYSQRLGTGAPIYLAAVLEYLAAEVLELAGNAARDNKKNRINPRHVLLAVRNDDELGKLLQGVTIASGGVLPNINPVLLPKKSGGAAADKSAATKSPSRN; this is encoded by the exons ATGGACGAAACCGCCACCGTCACCGCCGAAGCCACaattaccaccaccaccaccactgtCAAGGGCGCCGCCGGAAGAAGAGGAGGCCAGAAGAAGAAAGCCGTTTCCAAGTCCATCAAAGCAGGCCTCCAATTCCCCGTCGGTCGCATTGCCAGGTACATGAAGAACGGCCGTTACTCTCAGCGGTTAGGCACCGGAGCTCCGATCTATCTCGCCGCCGTTCTCGAGTACCTCGCCGCCGAA GTTTTGGAACTAGCTGGAAATGCTGCGAGGGATAACAAGAAAAATAGGATCAATCCGAGGCACGTGTTGCTGGCTGTGAGAAACGACGATGAGTTAGGGAAATTGTTGCAAGGCGTCACCATCGCTAGCGGCGGCGTGTTGCCGAATATCAACCCCGTTTTGTTGCCGAAGAAGAGTGGTGGTGCTGCCGCAGACAAATCTGCGGCCACCAAGTCTCCTTCTCgtaattag
- the LOC130945877 gene encoding uncharacterized protein LOC130945877: protein MRVITSFISVFFTFSFLLLIPLSTPQVLHDSSSSNNVATISPRTLDAILQDCAFKALIKPKTGTPYDAQVPKNLSGVSVSALRLRSGSLRNRGFKSYKEFQIPIGVLEQPYVKRLVLVYHNLGNLSENFYPLPGYSYLAPVLGLLAYSGANLTGQDLPELNLVTSDNSILINFKDVKKFPIGLVPKCVFFDLHGSVQFDILLPGNVCFTTEQGHFSIVVESSKIAPSPEPAAVAANFGDEHNHHHGGNKDMSKVWIIVASVFGGCIVFIILSLLIVRVKRAKRSMRIQQLEFAAESDETLHMASIGGTKAPLAVGTRTRPMIENDYIP from the coding sequence ATGAGGGTCATAACCAGTTTCATTTCAGTGTTCTTCACATTCTCATTCCTTCTCTTGATTCCACTCTCAACCCCTCAAGTTCTTCATGATTCGTCTAGCAGCAACAATGTAGCAACAATTTCACCAAGAACCCTTGATGCAATTCTTCAAGATTGTGCCTTTAAGGCACTAATTAAGCCAAAAACTGGGACACCCTACGATGCACAAGTCCCCAAGAATCTCTCTGGGGTTAGTGTCTCAGCATTGAGGCTAAGAAGTGGTAGTTTGAGGAATAGAGGCTTCAAATCCTACAAAGAATTTCAGATCCCAATTGGGGTTCTTGAACAACCCTATGTTAAAAGGCTTGTCTTGGTTTACCACAATTTGGGAAATTTATCTGAAAATTTTTACCCTTTACCTGGTTACTCATATTTGGCACCAGTTCTCGGCCTTTTAGCTTATAGTGGTGCCAATTTAACAGGTCAAGATTTGCCTGAACTCAATTTAGTTACTTCTGATAACTCAATTTTGATTAACTTCAAGGATGTGAAGAAATTTCCCATTGGTTTGGTTCCAAAATGTGTGTTCTTTGATCTACATGGTTCAGTTCAGTTTGATATTTTGTTACCTGGAAATGTTTGTTTCACAACAGAACAAGGGCACTTCTCAATTGTTGTTGAGAGCAGCAAGATTGCACCTTCACCGGAACCGGCTGCTGTCGCCGCTAACTTTGGCGACGAACACAATCATCATCATGGTGGGAACAAGGACATGTCTAAGGTTTGGATCATTGTTGCATCTGTGTTTGGAGGGTGCATTGTGTTCATCATATTGagtttgttgattgttagagtTAAGAGAGCAAAGAGGAGCATGAGGATTCAGCAATTGGAATTTGCAGCTGAGAGCGATGAAACTTTGCATATGGCATCAATTGGTGGAACTAAAGCACCATTGGCTGTGGGAACTAGAACAAGGCCAATGATTGAAAATGATTACATTCCTTAG
- the LOC130940379 gene encoding uncharacterized protein LOC130940379 has product MAYRRRAQQGFSKPSSTFEFDDDSFRNPPQPRSPSYSSASSTSDQNDIDAAAFTSSPSSLAAKAIRASSARRDSSLSSVYGHSNFSPKSNNINNNSVNASSNSQHQYSTTTAPSQYKEARAYEYTSMKNLNESKNGFWGALARKAKSIIDDDNITPQSEAPGATRSQVPGIASRGKFQNSNHLEESNLKRDGPTFFKGLDAITSSLTQIGGTIGKSLEEGFTKVENRTSDIIQETRKHIRKKPGNSVGQDQETNHSSKLQQPQLRTQMSPMETNQELQLKASRDVAMAMAAKAKLLLRELKTVKADLAFAKDRCAQLEEENKILRENRERGDNHDDDDLIRLQLETLLAEKARLAHDNSVYARENRFLREVVEYHQLTMQDVVYFDESNEEVTEVNPLNLPPVPSDTNISMSSELARGISSISVKDAKISEATIKGSKSSEVIKSISSITGKDPN; this is encoded by the exons ATGGCGTATAGGAGGAGAGCACAGCAAGGGTTTTCGAAGCCTTCTTCAACCTTCGAGTTCGACGACGACTCGTTTCGTAACCCACCGCAGCCACGCTCACCTTCATACTCTTCTGCATCTTCTACTTCTGACCAAAACGACATCGATGCCGCTGCCTTTACCTCCTCTCCCTCTTCTCTCGCCGCGAAAGCGATTAGGGCTTCTTCGGCGCGACGCGATTCCTCGCTTTCTTCTGTGTACGGTCACTCCAATTTCTCACCTAAAAGcaacaacatcaacaacaaTAGCGTCAACGCTTCTTCCAATTCTCAACATCAATATAGTACCACCACTGCTCCCTCCCAATATAAG GAGGCAAGAGCCTATGAATATACTTCCATGAAGAACCTGAATGAGTCCAAGAATGGATTTTGGGGTGCTCTGGCCAGGAAAGCCAAATCAATTATTGATGATGATAACATAACTCCACAATCTGAAGCACCAGGGGCGACAAGGTCACAAGTTCCTGGCATAGCGTCTCGGGGAAAG TTCCAAAATTCAAATCACTTGGAGGAAAGTAATCTCAAAAGGGATGGGCCAACATTTTTCAAGGGATTGGATGCTATCACATCTTCTCTTACTCAGATTGGTGGCACCATTGGTAAATCTCTGGAG GAGGGTTTTACAAAAGTTGAGAATCGGACTTCAGATATCATTCAGGAAACTCGAAAGCATATCAGGAAAAAGCCCGGCAATTCTGTAGGACAGGATCAGGAAACAAACCATTCTTCTAAGCTTCAGCAACCCCAGCTGCGGACCCAGATGTCACCAATGGAAACAAACCAAGAACTTCAATTGAAGGCTTCTCGCGAC GTTGCAATGGCAATGGCTGCCAAAGCAAAACTGCTTCTTCGGGAGTTGAAGACCGTGAAAGCTGATCTAGCTTTTGCAAAGGATCGATGTGCCCAGCTTgaggaagaaaataaaatcctcCGTGAGAACCGTGAAAGAGGAGACAACCATGACGATGATGATTTG ATACGACTTCAACTTGAAACTCTTCTGGCTGAAAAAGCTCGCTTGGCCCATGATAACTCCGTTTATGCCCGAGAGAATCGTTTTCTAAGGGAGGTTGTTGAATATCACCAACTCACTATGCAGGATGTTGTCTACTTTGATGAGAGCAATGAGGAAGTTACTGAAGTTAACCCTCTGAACTTACCCCCAGTGCCTTCAGACACCAACATCAGCATGAGTTCAGAATTGGCAAGAGGCATCTCGTCAATCTCTGTAAAGGATGCGAAGATTTCAGAAGCTACTATAAAGGGCTCCAAAAGTTCTGAGGTGATTAAAAGTATTTCCTCAATCACAGGAAAGGATCCAAATTGA